A section of the Candidatus Methanosuratincola sp. genome encodes:
- a CDS encoding DUF169 domain-containing protein: protein MEYLSKLYRYLKPKSHIIGIKFFNRKEEMEGLGKGFRRPRKKLTICQILNTARLYGWSWMVFAEDAECILGSVSLGLVDEDETIKSGEIFLKLGYVSDREFARKFSEAIPKLKEMKAGFIAGPLESLELEPDLVLIYGNAAQMLRAINGAVYATKERLTFGTVGDVGVCGDGIAEAYNTQKPQVVIACYGERRFGHTSDDELLMVVPFRYVVSMAEGLEKTHNAGIRYPIPVAATIAELGIPEVLRTCPKK from the coding sequence ATGGAATATCTAAGTAAGCTCTACAGGTATCTCAAGCCGAAATCCCATATCATAGGCATCAAGTTCTTCAACAGGAAGGAAGAGATGGAGGGCCTGGGGAAGGGATTCAGGCGCCCACGAAAAAAACTTACAATATGCCAGATACTAAATACTGCCCGCCTTTACGGATGGAGCTGGATGGTCTTTGCAGAGGACGCGGAATGCATTCTCGGCTCGGTTTCCCTCGGGCTTGTAGATGAGGACGAAACGATCAAGTCCGGCGAGATATTCTTGAAGCTCGGCTACGTATCCGACAGGGAGTTCGCCAGGAAGTTCTCGGAAGCAATCCCGAAGCTGAAGGAGATGAAAGCAGGCTTCATCGCCGGACCCTTGGAGTCCTTGGAACTCGAGCCTGATCTGGTGCTGATATATGGCAACGCCGCTCAGATGCTCAGGGCAATCAACGGAGCGGTTTACGCAACGAAGGAGAGGCTCACGTTCGGGACGGTCGGGGACGTCGGGGTCTGCGGTGATGGGATAGCAGAGGCATACAATACCCAGAAGCCCCAGGTGGTCATCGCCTGCTACGGTGAGAGGAGGTTTGGGCATACCTCCGATGATGAGCTGCTGATGGTCGTGCCATTCAGGTATGTCGTATCAATGGCAGAAGGTTTAGAAAAAACACATAATGCGGGGATCCGGTACCCGATCCCAGTAGCCGCGACCATTGCTGAGCTTGGCATCCCTGAAGTGCTCAGAACCTGCCCTAAGAAGTGA
- the mtaA gene encoding methylcobamide:CoM methyltransferase MtaA gives MTPKDRIYKVLSGEKVDRPPVFSATQTGTIELMQSSGAYWPDANYNPELMANLAVAGHTVAGLEAIRIPFCLTVLAEALGCEVEKGREDRQPAIAKTLLSQGKEPDVDRFLERGRVPAILETIRIIKAMGYDVPLIVGFEGPTTLAGHMVGVERLCIMMIKNPDEALKYIRWAEDACVAYAKAVIKEGADVIAPADPTASPSVLSPRMFDRFSKSPLKAIAAVHPRSILHVCGNATPILAHMAECGFAGLSIEEKVDLAKAKEVLGGRKVALVGNIPSAGVLLSGSEDDVYAEAKKAIAAGVDVLAPSCGIAPRTPTRNLRAMVRAVTS, from the coding sequence ATGACTCCAAAAGATAGGATCTATAAAGTTCTTTCAGGCGAGAAAGTGGACAGACCGCCAGTTTTTTCTGCCACACAGACAGGGACAATCGAGCTGATGCAGTCCTCTGGCGCGTACTGGCCAGATGCCAACTACAATCCAGAGCTGATGGCAAACCTGGCAGTTGCGGGGCACACCGTTGCCGGTCTGGAAGCGATACGCATACCATTCTGCCTTACCGTACTCGCAGAGGCGCTCGGATGCGAGGTGGAGAAGGGGCGAGAGGACAGACAGCCTGCTATCGCAAAGACCCTCCTAAGCCAAGGGAAAGAGCCTGATGTCGACCGGTTTCTTGAGCGCGGCAGGGTGCCGGCCATATTGGAAACCATAAGGATAATAAAAGCGATGGGGTACGATGTTCCCCTCATAGTCGGCTTTGAAGGCCCGACCACGCTGGCAGGGCACATGGTCGGCGTGGAACGGTTGTGCATCATGATGATCAAGAACCCTGATGAAGCATTGAAGTATATCAGGTGGGCAGAGGATGCCTGCGTGGCCTATGCCAAGGCAGTCATCAAGGAGGGCGCCGACGTAATCGCCCCAGCAGACCCTACTGCCTCTCCCTCAGTGCTTAGCCCGCGGATGTTTGACAGATTCTCCAAGAGTCCGCTCAAGGCGATCGCCGCCGTCCATCCAAGGTCAATCCTCCACGTGTGCGGGAATGCAACGCCAATACTCGCGCATATGGCGGAGTGCGGTTTTGCCGGGCTTAGTATAGAAGAGAAGGTGGATCTGGCAAAAGCGAAGGAGGTACTGGGAGGAAGGAAGGTCGCCCTTGTCGGAAATATCCCGTCTGCTGGAGTGCTTCTCAGCGGGAGTGAGGACGATGTCTATGCGGAGGCAAAGAAAGCAATCGCTGCCGGGGTCGACGTCCTAGCGCCGAGCTGCGGTATAGCGCCGAGGACTCCCACCAGGAATCTGAGAGCTATGGTCAGGGCAGTCACTTCTTAG
- a CDS encoding carbon starvation CstA 5TM domain-containing protein has product MKIVGSIVPGVDSNLLVLFGMWIAIIFIMSTFYSGFRNMRVIGIEFVQLLTKRKITKYVNASRWLAAVITGVLMVGLALSGAYLQIWALFPILSTALAVFSFSIVGEWCVLHDKKATIWWIATAVTLFFIALPASFYGAWWNFSAGAIVPGIVSLVAAAVTLIYVMEWLKRRRRGYTQEEKEKFLKFEEF; this is encoded by the coding sequence TTGAAGATCGTTGGTTCCATAGTGCCTGGCGTGGACTCGAACCTGCTTGTGCTCTTCGGGATGTGGATCGCAATAATCTTCATTATGAGCACATTCTATTCAGGTTTCAGGAACATGCGCGTCATCGGGATCGAATTCGTCCAACTGCTTACTAAACGGAAGATCACGAAGTATGTCAATGCTTCCCGATGGCTGGCAGCGGTGATAACAGGCGTACTCATGGTTGGCTTGGCCCTTAGCGGCGCATACCTGCAGATTTGGGCGCTCTTCCCGATCCTCTCGACTGCACTCGCGGTCTTCTCGTTCAGCATTGTCGGCGAGTGGTGCGTACTTCACGACAAGAAGGCGACGATATGGTGGATCGCCACAGCGGTGACGCTCTTCTTCATTGCCCTTCCAGCATCGTTCTACGGTGCATGGTGGAACTTCTCTGCAGGCGCAATTGTACCAGGAATAGTTTCACTGGTGGCAGCAGCGGTGACTTTGATATACGTCATGGAGTGGCTCAAGAGGAGAAGGCGCGGCTATACGCAAGAGGAGAAGGAAAAGTTCCTCAAATTCGAAGAGTTCTAA
- a CDS encoding CHASE4 domain-containing protein: MAVMHLRVKLLLTLAALVALTFFVILVATNAFVLPAFQRAEAEEVDKGLTRALNAINISISQLESYARDWAYWDDAYDYLQNNNSEFLETNVVPGTFESLEVNVMLFLDPSGKLVFGKSYDYANRLEIPIPGGMSEKLDDLTYLAMQGGQSGILMLPEGAVGFSVQPVLKSSGEGPPAGALFMGRFLGPDAEESISKTILLPVSLRSYSSFELPVEHASAKSSLESRGTASIPINSSTILGYAIIKDVFDNPSLVLEVTLDRDLYRLSLVALTHSVSGALISILVAFTALYIAMEMGLLRKIIGLREELMEIGKRKDFSRRVQEEGNDEISDLAKSANWMLSSLESSSEELKRYAANLEELVEAQTARLREKERLAAIGETATMVGHDLRNPLQSIMNIVYLMEADGASLPPDKSAALLKWIKRLKENVIYMDKIVSDLQDLTRNVNVDKREVRLDQLFNDVLADLKIPENVRVGIKINPGAERAITDPLILKRILQNLVNNAFQAMPDGGSLTIEASVSGGELQIAVQDTGLGMNDETLKKIFTPLFTTKAKGTGLGLAVCKRLTEELGGTISVKSTRGEGTTFILRLPISGNG; the protein is encoded by the coding sequence ATGGCTGTAATGCACCTGAGGGTCAAACTACTGCTTACACTTGCGGCACTAGTAGCCCTCACATTCTTTGTAATTCTTGTGGCAACCAATGCGTTCGTCCTCCCAGCGTTTCAGAGGGCTGAGGCCGAGGAAGTTGATAAGGGACTTACTAGGGCTCTGAACGCCATCAACATCAGCATATCCCAGCTGGAGTCTTATGCGAGGGACTGGGCATACTGGGATGACGCTTACGATTACCTTCAGAACAACAACTCCGAATTCCTGGAGACTAATGTCGTCCCTGGCACATTTGAATCCCTCGAGGTAAATGTGATGCTCTTTCTTGATCCAAGCGGTAAGCTGGTATTTGGTAAATCCTACGACTATGCCAACAGGTTAGAAATTCCAATCCCTGGGGGCATGAGTGAAAAGCTAGATGATCTCACTTACTTGGCGATGCAAGGCGGTCAAAGCGGGATACTGATGCTTCCTGAAGGAGCGGTGGGCTTCTCCGTACAGCCCGTGCTGAAGAGCTCTGGGGAGGGCCCTCCCGCAGGTGCGTTATTCATGGGGAGGTTTTTAGGCCCGGATGCTGAAGAATCGATTTCGAAGACAATCCTCTTACCAGTTTCCCTGCGGTCGTACAGCTCCTTTGAGCTGCCTGTCGAGCACGCCTCCGCAAAATCCTCGCTCGAATCCAGAGGGACCGCCTCTATACCGATCAACTCAAGCACAATCCTGGGCTATGCTATAATCAAAGACGTATTCGACAACCCCTCACTGGTATTGGAGGTAACTCTCGACCGTGATTTATATAGGCTAAGCCTTGTTGCATTGACCCATTCTGTTTCTGGTGCACTCATATCCATCCTGGTGGCTTTTACAGCTCTTTATATTGCCATGGAAATGGGCTTGCTTAGAAAAATCATCGGGCTCAGAGAAGAGCTCATGGAGATCGGCAAAAGAAAGGATTTTTCCAGGCGCGTCCAGGAAGAGGGCAACGATGAGATCTCCGACTTGGCAAAGAGCGCCAACTGGATGCTCTCCTCCTTGGAAAGCTCCTCTGAAGAGCTCAAGAGGTACGCTGCAAACTTGGAAGAGCTGGTGGAGGCTCAGACGGCAAGGCTCAGGGAAAAGGAGCGCCTCGCAGCGATAGGAGAAACCGCAACGATGGTGGGTCACGACTTGAGGAATCCCCTCCAATCCATTATGAATATTGTATACCTGATGGAAGCGGATGGTGCGTCCTTGCCTCCCGATAAGAGTGCGGCTCTGCTGAAGTGGATCAAACGGCTCAAGGAAAATGTGATTTACATGGACAAGATAGTTTCTGACCTTCAGGATCTGACAAGAAATGTAAATGTCGATAAGAGAGAGGTCAGGCTGGATCAGCTTTTCAACGATGTATTGGCGGACCTAAAAATACCCGAGAATGTCCGTGTAGGCATCAAAATAAACCCTGGTGCGGAGAGGGCGATCACTGACCCGCTTATCCTGAAGAGGATCCTCCAAAACTTGGTGAACAACGCCTTCCAGGCGATGCCGGATGGTGGCAGCCTCACCATAGAGGCATCCGTATCTGGCGGGGAACTGCAAATAGCGGTGCAGGACACAGGCTTAGGGATGAACGACGAGACCTTAAAGAAGATATTCACCCCCCTATTCACCACGAAGGCAAAGGGGACGGGCCTCGGTCTAGCGGTGTGCAAGAGGCTAACCGAGGAGCTCGGAGGTACGATCTCGGTAAAGAGTACTAGGGGGGAGGGCACGACGTTCATACTTCGGCTGCCCATTTCAGGAAATGGCTAG
- a CDS encoding homoserine dehydrogenase: protein MKFDIAFIGFGTVGRGFADLLIEKREYLKKAFDIDWRVVAISDIKAGSVLDSKGIDLEEAVRLADSGKGIGGIPAEKKGLSALETIREGNANLIVEVTWTNIKDGEPGYSHIRTALEMGKHVATTNKGPIALHYRELMRISSERGGRLRFEGTVLSGTPVFNLFDGPLAGCGISSIRGIVNGTTNLILSEMEKGRTYSEVLREAQRMGFAEADPTMDVDGWDAAAKASILANHFFGADVKPEGVSRKGISGITLEEVTEAVRKGGRIKLLARAWKGEGGEVRAEVSPIWIPVSDPLASIGGVTNALTFSTDALGEVTIVGPGAGRKATGYSLLADMISIARGID from the coding sequence ATGAAGTTCGATATTGCGTTCATAGGTTTCGGGACGGTCGGCAGGGGCTTTGCGGACCTCCTGATCGAGAAACGGGAGTACCTTAAAAAGGCATTCGACATCGACTGGAGGGTCGTTGCCATATCCGATATTAAAGCAGGGTCCGTCCTGGATTCCAAAGGGATCGACCTTGAAGAGGCGGTCAGGCTGGCAGATTCCGGGAAAGGCATCGGAGGCATCCCAGCGGAGAAGAAGGGGCTGAGCGCACTGGAGACTATAAGGGAGGGGAACGCCAACCTGATCGTTGAGGTCACGTGGACGAACATAAAGGACGGCGAGCCCGGATACTCTCACATCAGGACTGCGCTCGAGATGGGAAAGCATGTTGCCACCACCAACAAAGGACCTATCGCACTCCACTACAGGGAGCTGATGAGGATCTCGTCAGAGAGGGGCGGGAGGCTTAGGTTCGAGGGGACGGTTCTGAGCGGCACCCCTGTTTTCAACCTCTTTGACGGACCACTCGCAGGATGCGGAATCTCATCTATAAGGGGGATTGTGAACGGGACCACCAACCTGATACTCTCAGAGATGGAGAAGGGGAGGACATACTCCGAGGTCCTGAGGGAGGCGCAGAGGATGGGCTTCGCGGAGGCCGACCCGACGATGGACGTGGATGGATGGGATGCCGCGGCAAAGGCGTCCATACTCGCTAACCACTTCTTCGGGGCAGACGTCAAGCCAGAAGGGGTGTCCAGGAAAGGCATCTCGGGGATCACACTCGAGGAAGTCACCGAGGCGGTCAGGAAGGGGGGAAGGATCAAACTCCTCGCCAGGGCATGGAAGGGAGAAGGCGGCGAGGTGAGGGCAGAAGTGTCGCCGATCTGGATCCCCGTGTCTGATCCGCTCGCGAGCATCGGTGGCGTCACAAACGCCCTGACTTTCAGCACCGATGCGTTGGGAGAGGTCACGATCGTCGGTCCAGGCGCCGGGAGAAAAGCCACTGGATATTCGCTCCTGGCAGACATGATCAGCATTGCGAGGGGCATCGACTAG
- a CDS encoding ROK family protein, translating to MKCAVGLDVGGSWIRAALGDRGGRILKKSVQRVVRGSSDRFISQTIGIIKEVSSGVAEVEGIGVGAAGRLDIRKGSIEFSPHASLMSVPLKDVIEEEIGKPTVVLNDCVAAAVAEGVIGAGKGAGNIVYVGIGTGIGAGIMVDGRILLGKDGNAHEVGHMIIDMEERLECNCGGFGHWEAYTSGSGIPKYARFLLKGFSGASGLAELMKAGREEVGAKEVFGAAYRGDPFARHVIEKAAGINARAFANIVNLYDPQIITVGGGLALKNPSLTVDPIAELLPKLCFNSPPLVELTRLGEDAPLVGALLSAFGSYRSKLIPQLG from the coding sequence ATGAAGTGCGCTGTTGGACTGGACGTAGGAGGTAGCTGGATCAGGGCCGCCCTGGGTGACCGGGGGGGCAGGATACTTAAGAAATCTGTCCAAAGAGTGGTGCGAGGTAGCTCGGACCGGTTCATCTCGCAGACTATTGGGATAATCAAGGAGGTCTCCTCTGGAGTTGCCGAAGTCGAAGGCATAGGGGTTGGGGCGGCGGGTAGGCTCGACATAAGGAAGGGATCAATCGAGTTCTCACCCCATGCCTCTCTCATGAGTGTCCCGCTTAAGGATGTGATTGAGGAAGAGATCGGGAAACCGACAGTCGTCCTCAACGACTGCGTGGCAGCCGCCGTGGCGGAGGGCGTTATCGGAGCGGGCAAAGGGGCTGGGAACATCGTCTATGTCGGTATTGGCACAGGGATCGGCGCAGGAATAATGGTTGACGGCAGGATACTGCTCGGGAAGGACGGTAATGCCCACGAGGTCGGGCACATGATAATCGACATGGAGGAGAGGCTCGAATGCAACTGTGGCGGTTTTGGGCACTGGGAGGCATACACTTCGGGCAGCGGGATCCCCAAGTATGCCAGGTTCCTGTTAAAGGGCTTTTCCGGCGCGAGCGGGCTCGCTGAGTTGATGAAGGCAGGCCGGGAGGAGGTTGGGGCAAAGGAGGTCTTCGGCGCGGCTTATCGAGGGGATCCTTTCGCCAGGCACGTGATCGAGAAGGCGGCGGGGATTAACGCGAGGGCATTCGCAAACATCGTCAACCTTTACGATCCGCAGATCATCACGGTTGGGGGAGGGCTAGCGCTGAAGAACCCTTCCTTGACAGTCGATCCCATCGCTGAACTGTTACCGAAACTCTGCTTCAACTCTCCGCCCCTGGTGGAATTAACCCGGCTGGGCGAGGATGCCCCCCTCGTGGGAGCGCTTCTTTCGGCATTCGGTTCTTACCGATCCAAGCTGATCCCGCAGCTGGGATGA
- a CDS encoding glycosyltransferase family 4 protein, translated as MQGAQGLRILEITWEYPPHIVGGLGRHVYNLSVHLASKGAEVTVLSFTDGTSKKQERSEGVEIVRVNPYVLRYPDFVSWIEGLNMLMVERAADLGSFDLIHVHDWLTAYSGIALKHMWRRPLVATIHATEIGRRKVLTNDSERHIHEMEWWLAFEAWRVICCSKYMMKEVHSSLGCPADKISVIHNGYDPKMAKAKNAEPGRKSGKTVLFVGRLVYEKGPHLLVEAASLLREEEGLRVIIVGDGAMRPYLEGLARKLNLGDKVSFLGHVDDETLLSIYEEASVLVIPSLYEPFGIVVLEAMSLGIPVIVSNTGGLDEIVTDGKDGIKFQSGSAEDLAKAITRVLHNEGLKARLVVNAKSRANEFSWSNTAEQTLELYKRVLDEYNANDWKPKAGIR; from the coding sequence ATACAGGGGGCTCAGGGACTGAGGATCCTAGAGATAACGTGGGAGTACCCGCCCCACATAGTCGGGGGGTTGGGCAGGCACGTCTACAACCTTTCAGTGCACCTGGCGTCAAAGGGCGCAGAGGTGACGGTCCTCAGCTTCACCGACGGCACCTCCAAGAAGCAGGAGAGGTCGGAGGGCGTGGAGATCGTGAGGGTTAACCCCTATGTGCTGCGTTATCCAGACTTCGTATCCTGGATCGAAGGTCTGAACATGTTGATGGTCGAGAGGGCAGCCGATCTGGGGAGCTTTGACCTCATACATGTCCACGACTGGCTGACAGCGTACTCGGGGATCGCGTTAAAGCACATGTGGAGGCGCCCCCTCGTGGCGACGATCCATGCGACGGAGATCGGAAGGAGGAAGGTCCTCACAAACGACAGCGAAAGACATATCCATGAGATGGAGTGGTGGCTCGCATTCGAGGCTTGGAGGGTGATATGCTGCAGCAAGTACATGATGAAGGAGGTCCACTCAAGTCTAGGGTGCCCAGCCGACAAGATCTCCGTAATCCACAACGGTTATGACCCCAAGATGGCTAAAGCGAAGAACGCGGAGCCGGGGAGAAAATCAGGAAAGACCGTGCTCTTTGTCGGGAGGCTAGTCTACGAGAAAGGCCCCCACCTGCTGGTGGAGGCGGCCAGCCTTTTGAGGGAAGAAGAGGGCCTCAGAGTGATTATAGTGGGCGACGGCGCGATGAGGCCTTACCTTGAAGGGCTTGCCAGGAAACTGAACCTTGGCGATAAGGTAAGCTTCCTGGGTCATGTGGACGACGAGACCCTGCTCTCAATTTACGAGGAGGCGTCGGTGCTTGTGATACCCAGCCTATACGAGCCCTTTGGGATCGTGGTGCTCGAGGCAATGTCGCTCGGGATCCCTGTGATCGTCTCGAACACCGGAGGGCTAGACGAAATAGTAACGGACGGAAAAGATGGAATAAAGTTCCAATCCGGCTCAGCAGAGGATCTGGCAAAGGCGATCACCAGGGTACTCCATAATGAAGGGTTGAAGGCGAGGCTGGTGGTGAATGCCAAGTCGAGGGCAAACGAGTTCTCCTGGAGCAATACCGCTGAGCAGACCCTCGAGCTGTACAAGAGAGTGCTGGACGAGTACAATGCCAACGACTGGAAGCCGAAGGCGGGCATCAGATGA
- a CDS encoding glycosyltransferase family 4 protein, which yields MKPVMHISWEYPPWVVGGLSQELKSLLPEIARKVRTILVVRGDRDEVAEIDGMRLFKFASSVRTSPHILAYIHTLNIDLLRGAAAAIHEEGDVPLVHTHDWVSSITGVYLKSCFRMPLVTSVYTTELTRSKVLGSLLNMGIFDIERHCFSKSDLLIVKSGGMGDHLAENYGVSRDKIVSASSAEGIVDAYRGLRD from the coding sequence ATGAAGCCGGTAATGCACATAAGTTGGGAATACCCGCCCTGGGTCGTCGGGGGGCTCTCTCAGGAGCTGAAATCGCTCCTCCCAGAGATAGCCAGGAAGGTAAGGACAATACTGGTGGTCAGGGGAGATAGGGACGAGGTGGCCGAGATCGACGGGATGCGGCTTTTCAAGTTCGCGTCCTCTGTCAGGACCAGCCCCCACATATTGGCGTACATACATACGCTCAATATCGACCTCCTGAGGGGGGCAGCAGCGGCGATCCACGAGGAAGGGGATGTCCCTTTGGTGCATACTCATGACTGGGTGAGCAGCATCACAGGGGTCTACCTGAAGTCCTGCTTCAGGATGCCACTGGTTACCTCAGTGTACACCACCGAACTGACCAGGTCAAAGGTACTTGGCTCGCTTCTCAACATGGGCATATTCGACATCGAACGGCACTGTTTCAGCAAGTCCGACCTTTTAATAGTAAAGTCTGGCGGAATGGGCGATCACCTCGCAGAGAATTACGGGGTTAGTCGGGACAAGATAGTCTCTGCGAGTAGCGCCGAGGGAATAGTCGACGCATACAGGGGGCTCAGGGACTGA
- the glgB gene encoding 1,4-alpha-glucan branching protein GlgB: protein MSPERVERGVPGQVIPHAALTDFDVYLFRRGKHCRLYEKLGAHLAEVDGEEGVQFGVWAPNAGSVYVIGDFNGWKPDHKLFPRADGSGIWEGFLPGVGRGALYKYRIVCRDGRCFDKADPFAFRSETPPATASVVWDLEYGWSDGEWMRTRGKHNSLNSPISIYECHLGSWRRKGDGAWLSYAEMSEEIPKYLQGAGFTHIELLPVMEHPFYGSWGYQTTGYFAPTARYGEPQGLMRLIDQVHQSGRGVYLDWVPSHFPTDAHGIGYFDGTHLYEYEDPRKRWHPDWRSYIFDYGKNEVRSFLMSSAVFWLDKYHADGLRVDAVASMLYLDYSRREGEWVPNEHGGRENLEAISFIRDLNETVYRECPDVQMIAEESTAWPMVSRPTYSGGLGFGMKWNMGWMHDTLDYFSKDPIFRKYHHNEITFSIWYAFSENFVLPLSHDEVVYGKRSLLGKMPGDDWQKFANLRLLLGYMYAHPGKKLIFMGGEFGQRNEWYHERALDWHLLSEPMHAGVRRWVEDLNSTYMSERALYELDFDQSGFEWVDFRDYEQSVISFERKGSSDDVVLVVCNFTPVPRERYRVGVERSGRWRELLNSDAVPYGGSGWGNFGGVESEEVESHGRRHSLSLTLPPLGVLYLKPE, encoded by the coding sequence ATGAGTCCCGAGAGAGTTGAAAGAGGCGTGCCCGGACAGGTTATACCCCATGCGGCCCTCACCGATTTCGACGTCTACCTCTTTAGGCGTGGCAAGCACTGCAGGCTTTATGAAAAGCTCGGGGCCCACCTAGCAGAGGTGGACGGGGAGGAGGGCGTCCAGTTCGGGGTATGGGCCCCTAACGCTGGCAGCGTCTATGTGATCGGAGACTTCAACGGATGGAAGCCCGATCACAAGCTCTTCCCGAGGGCAGACGGCTCCGGGATATGGGAAGGGTTCCTGCCCGGGGTCGGCAGGGGGGCGCTCTACAAGTACAGGATCGTATGCAGGGATGGGCGTTGCTTCGACAAGGCAGATCCCTTCGCCTTCAGATCAGAAACACCCCCTGCCACAGCCTCGGTCGTCTGGGACTTGGAGTATGGCTGGTCGGACGGGGAATGGATGAGGACAAGGGGGAAACACAACTCGCTCAATTCACCGATATCGATATACGAGTGCCACCTGGGGTCTTGGAGGAGGAAGGGGGATGGCGCCTGGCTCAGCTATGCCGAAATGTCGGAGGAGATCCCGAAGTACCTGCAGGGGGCGGGGTTCACCCATATCGAGCTGCTGCCGGTAATGGAGCACCCGTTCTACGGTTCATGGGGATACCAGACCACAGGTTATTTCGCGCCGACGGCGAGGTACGGGGAGCCCCAAGGGCTGATGCGGCTTATCGACCAGGTGCACCAGTCAGGGAGGGGGGTTTACTTGGATTGGGTTCCCTCGCACTTCCCGACCGATGCGCATGGGATCGGGTACTTCGACGGCACGCACCTGTACGAGTATGAGGACCCGAGGAAGAGGTGGCACCCGGACTGGAGGAGTTACATCTTTGATTACGGGAAGAACGAGGTCAGGTCTTTCCTGATGAGCAGCGCGGTCTTCTGGCTGGACAAGTACCATGCGGACGGGTTGAGGGTTGACGCTGTGGCTTCAATGCTGTACCTCGACTACTCGAGGAGGGAGGGGGAATGGGTCCCGAACGAGCATGGAGGGAGGGAGAATCTCGAGGCCATATCATTCATCAGGGACCTGAACGAGACGGTTTACAGGGAGTGCCCTGATGTCCAAATGATAGCGGAAGAGTCTACGGCTTGGCCCATGGTATCCAGGCCGACCTACTCAGGAGGCCTCGGCTTCGGCATGAAGTGGAACATGGGTTGGATGCACGACACGCTCGATTACTTCTCCAAGGATCCGATATTCAGGAAATACCACCATAACGAGATTACATTCAGCATATGGTATGCATTCTCTGAGAATTTCGTGCTTCCCCTCTCACACGACGAAGTTGTCTACGGGAAGCGGTCTCTCCTAGGGAAGATGCCCGGTGACGACTGGCAGAAGTTCGCCAACCTCAGGCTGTTGCTCGGGTACATGTATGCCCACCCCGGTAAGAAGCTGATCTTCATGGGAGGGGAATTCGGGCAGAGAAACGAGTGGTACCACGAAAGGGCTCTCGACTGGCACCTCCTCTCAGAACCCATGCATGCCGGGGTGAGGAGGTGGGTGGAGGACCTGAACTCGACTTACATGTCGGAGAGGGCCCTGTACGAGCTTGACTTCGATCAATCAGGGTTCGAGTGGGTTGACTTCAGGGACTACGAGCAGAGCGTAATAAGCTTTGAGAGAAAGGGCAGCTCCGATGATGTTGTGCTAGTTGTGTGCAACTTCACCCCCGTGCCAAGGGAAAGATACCGGGTAGGAGTCGAAAGAAGCGGGAGATGGCGCGAACTTCTCAACAGCGATGCAGTACCCTACGGCGGTTCAGGATGGGGGAACTTCGGGGGCGTGGAGTCGGAGGAGGTCGAGTCCCACGGACGCAGGCATTCGCTGTCCTTGACCCTGCCGCCGCTCGGAGTGCTGTATCTCAAGCCCGAATAG